The proteins below are encoded in one region of Streptomyces cyanogenus:
- a CDS encoding DUF3117 domain-containing protein, with amino-acid sequence MAAMKPRTGDGPLEVTKEGRGIVMRVPLEGGGRLVVELTPDEAEALGDALKKVVV; translated from the coding sequence ATGGCGGCCATGAAGCCGCGGACGGGCGATGGCCCGCTCGAGGTGACCAAGGAGGGGCGGGGCATCGTCATGCGCGTTCCGCTCGAAGGCGGCGGTCGACTCGTCGTCGAGCTGACCCCTGACGAGGCCGAGGCGCTCGGCGACGCCCTCAAGAAGGTCGTCGTCTGA
- a CDS encoding O-methyltransferase yields MCGFPTPTDTVTPRQPRGQERVITGNRQTSWAFADAFVAEDEALRWARDRAREAGLRSVSPSTGAALRLLAASVDAKAVAEIGTGCGVSGIHLLHGMRPDGVLTTVDPEPDHQQFARQAFRVCGFASNRARFIPGRALDVLPRLADAGYDLVFCDGDRLEYPDYLAESLRLLRPGGLVVFEGVFANGRTVDSGPQPTEVLRLRELLRTVRESQELVSSLLPVGDGLLCAVKR; encoded by the coding sequence ATCTGCGGGTTCCCGACGCCAACGGATACAGTCACGCCCAGGCAACCACGGGGACAGGAGAGGGTCATTACCGGCAACCGGCAGACGAGCTGGGCGTTCGCCGACGCCTTTGTCGCCGAGGACGAAGCGCTGCGCTGGGCCCGCGACCGGGCCCGCGAGGCAGGGCTGCGCTCGGTGTCGCCCAGCACGGGCGCCGCGCTGCGACTGCTCGCCGCCTCCGTGGACGCGAAGGCGGTCGCGGAGATCGGCACGGGCTGCGGAGTGTCCGGGATCCATCTGCTGCACGGGATGCGGCCGGACGGGGTGCTCACCACGGTGGACCCGGAGCCGGACCACCAGCAGTTCGCCCGGCAGGCCTTCCGCGTCTGCGGCTTCGCCAGCAACCGGGCCCGCTTCATCCCCGGCCGCGCGCTGGACGTGCTCCCGCGCCTGGCCGACGCCGGCTACGACCTGGTCTTCTGCGACGGCGACCGGCTGGAGTACCCGGACTACCTCGCCGAATCGTTGCGTCTGCTGCGGCCGGGCGGCCTGGTGGTCTTCGAGGGCGTCTTCGCCAACGGCCGTACGGTCGACTCGGGGCCGCAGCCGACCGAGGTGCTGCGGCTGCGCGAGCTGCTGCGCACCGTACGGGAGAGCCAGGAACTGGTCTCCTCGCTGCTCCCGGTGGGCGACGGCCTGCTGTGCGCCGTCAAGCGCTGA
- the sigE gene encoding RNA polymerase sigma factor SigE: MLRRFLGSAGRPKSVTDTADSHATGLAAGETQTATFATDADGQAWTPPTWDEIVSTHSGRVYRLAYRLTGNQHDAEDLTQEVFVRVFRSLSTYSPGTFEGWLHRITTNLFLDMVRRKQRIRFDALGEDAAERLPSREPTPQQLFNDAHFDADVQQALDTLAPEFRAAVVLCDIEGLSYEEIAATLGVKLGTVRSRIHRGRSQLRKALAHRSPEARAAERRSFLARVPALGGGGATA; encoded by the coding sequence GTGCTGCGGCGCTTCCTCGGGTCGGCGGGCAGGCCGAAATCCGTGACCGACACCGCTGACAGCCACGCCACCGGTCTCGCCGCCGGCGAGACCCAGACCGCGACCTTCGCCACCGACGCGGACGGGCAGGCGTGGACTCCGCCCACGTGGGACGAGATCGTCAGCACGCACAGCGGCCGGGTCTACCGTCTCGCCTACCGCCTGACGGGCAACCAGCACGACGCCGAGGACCTCACCCAGGAGGTCTTCGTCCGCGTCTTCCGCTCCCTGTCGACGTACTCGCCGGGCACCTTCGAGGGCTGGCTGCACCGCATCACCACGAACCTCTTCCTGGACATGGTCCGGCGCAAGCAGCGCATCCGCTTCGACGCCCTCGGCGAGGACGCGGCCGAGCGCCTGCCCAGCCGCGAGCCCACCCCGCAACAGCTGTTCAACGACGCCCACTTCGACGCCGACGTCCAGCAGGCCCTCGACACCCTCGCGCCCGAGTTCCGCGCCGCCGTCGTCCTGTGCGACATCGAGGGACTGTCGTACGAGGAGATCGCCGCGACCCTCGGCGTGAAGCTCGGCACCGTCCGCTCCCGTATCCACCGCGGCCGGTCCCAGCTCCGGAAGGCCCTCGCGCACCGCTCCCCGGAGGCCCGTGCGGCCGAGCGGCGCTCCTTCCTGGCCCGGGTCCCCGCTCTGGGGGGAGGGGGCGCGACCGCGTGA
- a CDS encoding zf-HC2 domain-containing protein produces MSGSRPKPVEKVHLAEQHLGDRLSALVDGELGHETRERVLAHLATCARCKAEADAQRALKNVFAEAAPPPPSASFLARLQGLPGGGDPDGGGTPSPGGGLLGGPTGAARTSGAFGVRRGERLPFGYVPARAHGYLPAGVPAPEDRGFRIHPVGRPDDGRSASRGLRFAFAAAGAVSLAAIALGGVTTAIPGDPATDTRGGPGTGSNVTPARSAGTGSVGGAATPDSQRRRPVGPLLAQGGSLTGPAPVAPTTLSAPLLPGLPDPTAEQTRPKGVRGLTAPVLAGAAAVSPLIRPLDDTVALPLADWPTTVGATGSGLLSTPVPDSDSASPADPAPSASPASPATPRQSP; encoded by the coding sequence GTGAGTGGATCACGGCCGAAACCTGTCGAGAAGGTGCATCTCGCAGAGCAGCACCTGGGAGACCGGCTCTCCGCCCTGGTGGACGGAGAGCTCGGTCATGAGACGCGTGAGCGCGTCCTCGCGCACCTGGCCACCTGTGCCCGGTGCAAGGCGGAGGCGGACGCGCAGCGCGCGCTGAAGAACGTCTTCGCGGAGGCGGCCCCGCCCCCGCCGTCGGCGAGCTTCCTGGCCCGCCTCCAGGGGCTCCCCGGGGGAGGTGACCCGGACGGCGGCGGCACGCCGTCTCCCGGGGGCGGACTCCTCGGCGGTCCCACCGGAGCGGCCCGCACCTCCGGGGCCTTCGGTGTGAGGCGCGGCGAGCGCCTCCCGTTCGGGTACGTCCCCGCCCGCGCGCACGGCTACCTCCCGGCCGGCGTCCCCGCCCCCGAGGACCGCGGCTTCCGCATCCACCCCGTCGGCCGCCCGGACGACGGCCGCTCCGCCTCGCGCGGACTGCGGTTCGCGTTCGCCGCCGCCGGTGCGGTGTCGCTGGCCGCGATCGCCCTCGGCGGCGTCACCACCGCCATCCCCGGCGATCCGGCCACGGACACCCGGGGCGGCCCCGGCACCGGCAGCAATGTCACTCCGGCCCGTTCGGCGGGCACCGGCTCGGTGGGCGGCGCGGCCACGCCGGACAGCCAGCGCCGCCGCCCGGTCGGGCCGCTGCTCGCGCAGGGCGGCTCGCTGACCGGACCGGCGCCAGTGGCGCCTACGACCCTCTCCGCGCCGCTGCTGCCCGGGCTGCCGGACCCCACCGCCGAGCAGACCCGCCCCAAGGGGGTGCGCGGCCTGACAGCTCCGGTGCTGGCCGGTGCAGCCGCCGTCTCCCCGCTGATACGTCCGCTCGACGACACGGTGGCCCTGCCGCTCGCCGACTGGCCCACCACCGTCGGAGCCACCGGCTCCGGCCTGCTGTCCACCCCCGTCCCCGACTCCGACTCCGCTTCCCCCGCCGATCCCGCCCCCTCCGCCTCACCGGCCTCTCCGGCCACACCCCGCCAGTCGCCCTGA